A window of Marispirochaeta aestuarii contains these coding sequences:
- a CDS encoding Lrp/AsnC family transcriptional regulator translates to MHLDELNRAILYRLQDGRRSFRRIAEELAVTENTVRARVNRMVESGVLEIRALVEPEAVPGGQLAVVGIKLATMDLVNKGEEISRLKGVVSVKVVTGRFDLIIEVLLTEGFGLLEFYTQEVSRVQEIDSVETFIVYKSYNSKVPLNHKPEKLPGPAVLSGKERN, encoded by the coding sequence ATGCACCTCGATGAACTCAACCGCGCGATTCTCTACCGGCTTCAGGACGGCCGCAGGTCCTTTCGCCGCATAGCCGAAGAGCTCGCGGTTACCGAGAATACGGTGCGTGCAAGGGTCAACCGTATGGTCGAATCGGGAGTCCTGGAAATCCGGGCCCTGGTGGAGCCGGAGGCGGTTCCCGGAGGCCAACTGGCGGTGGTCGGCATTAAACTCGCCACCATGGACCTGGTAAACAAGGGAGAAGAGATCAGCCGTCTCAAGGGGGTTGTCTCCGTAAAGGTCGTAACAGGACGTTTTGACCTGATTATCGAAGTCCTGCTTACCGAAGGATTCGGCCTTCTGGAGTTTTATACCCAGGAGGTATCCCGGGTCCAGGAGATCGATTCCGTCGAGACCTTTATCGTCTACAAAAGCTACAACAGCAAGGTTCCCCTTAATCACAAACCGGAAAAACTTCCCGGACCGGCAGTACTGTCCGGTAAAGAGAGGAATTAA
- a CDS encoding L-serine ammonia-lyase gives MAFMKGIIDLYKPGRGPSSSHTLGPAAAAERFLEEFPGGESFDVELFGSLAATGRGHLTDQAITDVLGRERCTIQWYPDKELPEHPNGMRLSARDAGKKLLGSREVYSVGGGSILYPGLPEAPRPYEHESLAAVLTYCAREEIPLWNYAYLREPGLEEHLRQVWEVMKKSIQRGLLAEGRLPGGLKLPRKASQYMARVRDARGITRDLGRLFANALAVSEENAAGGIVVTAPTCGASGVVPAVLAFYAESHKLPNERIYRALAVAGLIGILVRHNASISGAEVGCQGEVGTACAMAAAAAAHLIGGTRNQVEYAAEMGLEHHLGLTCDPVQGLVQIPCIERNAMAAARAVESAVYALQSDGSHSVSFDQVVETMYRTGRDLGRDYRETSGGGLARTFRPFPGERG, from the coding sequence ATGGCATTCATGAAGGGCATCATCGATCTCTATAAACCAGGGCGTGGTCCCTCCTCAAGTCACACCCTGGGACCGGCGGCTGCGGCTGAACGCTTCCTTGAGGAGTTCCCCGGCGGGGAAAGCTTTGACGTTGAACTTTTCGGGAGCCTTGCCGCCACCGGGAGGGGGCATCTGACCGACCAGGCAATCACGGATGTCCTGGGTCGGGAACGCTGCACGATTCAGTGGTATCCGGATAAGGAGCTTCCTGAACATCCCAACGGAATGCGCCTGAGCGCCCGGGATGCCGGGAAGAAGCTTCTGGGGAGCCGGGAAGTCTACAGCGTGGGAGGGGGAAGTATCCTGTATCCAGGCCTGCCTGAAGCGCCGCGTCCCTATGAACATGAGAGTCTGGCGGCGGTTCTCACGTACTGCGCCCGTGAGGAGATCCCCCTCTGGAACTACGCCTACCTTCGGGAACCGGGACTCGAGGAACACCTGAGGCAGGTCTGGGAGGTAATGAAAAAGAGCATCCAACGGGGGCTTCTGGCGGAGGGTCGCCTTCCGGGGGGCCTGAAACTGCCCAGGAAGGCCTCCCAGTACATGGCAAGGGTGCGGGATGCCAGGGGGATAACCAGGGACCTGGGCAGGCTGTTTGCAAATGCCCTGGCGGTCTCAGAGGAGAACGCTGCGGGAGGGATCGTCGTGACCGCCCCTACCTGCGGTGCCTCCGGGGTGGTTCCGGCGGTCCTGGCATTCTATGCCGAATCCCACAAGCTGCCCAATGAGCGTATCTATCGGGCCCTGGCCGTCGCCGGACTTATCGGTATTCTGGTGAGGCATAACGCCTCCATCTCCGGAGCGGAGGTCGGCTGTCAGGGAGAGGTGGGAACCGCCTGCGCCATGGCGGCGGCCGCCGCAGCCCACCTTATCGGCGGGACCCGCAATCAGGTTGAATATGCCGCGGAGATGGGTCTTGAACATCACCTGGGACTTACCTGCGATCCCGTCCAGGGCCTCGTGCAGATTCCCTGTATCGAACGCAATGCCATGGCCGCTGCCCGGGCGGTGGAATCAGCCGTATACGCCCTGCAGTCCGACGGCAGCCATTCGGTCAGTTTTGATCAGGTTGTGGAGACCATGTATCGTACCGGCAGGGACCTGGGACGGGACTACCGGGAGACCTCCGGGGGAGGTCTGGCCCGGACATTTCGTCCCTTCCCGGGGGAGAGGGGCTGA
- a CDS encoding sensor histidine kinase, giving the protein MGKGSNQSVSGILSRSFLYLMLFFLVVPGTILTVASYRRQLKYVSANIQIIAEKTALRFDGFISTRLQILKNTAWIADIASLSVQDQVEMLSRLLGHVEALQQAAFLDREGNLEGRFSLLDSTGSQHLTEYLQAQGKNLMNLRESLVGEVHIDRSTNEPHVAAAVPVFDVFGDFQGVLVAELSLRFMWEFIGQVLIENGGYAYIVDSKGRLLAHPDLTRALAAENVSGLPIVADFLRYGEDQTGTDERYIGINGVPVVGKYYPVTATDWAVVTEIPWDRSFSPILRQVLFSAGIIILAALTAVLIGILLSRRITVPLDHLTGMVTRISGGEEDLRADLHGPREVSLLAAAFNSMTEQLNLVLRRLENRIQEIRRNEVSLREANTRMQVLIDHSPIAVVLQNREGIIELWSKAAESIYGWKSGEVLGKELPVIPPGELGSYKIFFREIVEGKDKVINREFQSLRKDGTRIWVNVSVAPLVDSSGDVYGIMNLVSDISEQKMAREQIVSSLREKEVLLREIHHRVKNNMQIISSMLSLQEDSIDDRIMKDVFQAGQQRIQSMGLIHEQLYMSDDFSRIDFSRYVESLSQYLLQSFDQDTAGIHFVADIASVALSIETAVPCGLIINELLTNSMKHAFRGRKERNIWIEMKENPDNSIALTIGDNGVGLPSDEASGKRSSLGLVLVRELVLQLHGSLEYRSEPGAVFRIVFPLDPASKSA; this is encoded by the coding sequence ATGGGCAAAGGGAGCAATCAATCAGTCTCGGGAATCCTTTCCAGGTCTTTTCTGTATCTGATGCTTTTTTTCCTTGTTGTTCCGGGAACCATACTGACGGTAGCAAGCTATCGGCGCCAGTTGAAATATGTATCCGCGAATATTCAGATAATCGCGGAAAAAACAGCCTTGAGATTTGATGGTTTTATCAGCACCCGTTTGCAGATCCTGAAAAATACAGCATGGATAGCTGACATTGCTTCCCTGTCGGTACAGGATCAGGTGGAAATGCTCTCTCGCCTGCTGGGCCATGTGGAGGCCCTTCAGCAGGCGGCATTTCTTGACCGGGAGGGAAACCTGGAGGGTAGATTTTCTCTCCTTGACAGTACAGGTTCACAGCATCTGACGGAGTATCTGCAGGCCCAGGGGAAGAATCTGATGAACCTCCGGGAGTCCCTGGTAGGGGAGGTCCATATTGACCGGAGTACCAACGAACCCCATGTGGCTGCAGCCGTTCCGGTATTTGATGTGTTCGGTGATTTTCAGGGCGTTCTGGTAGCGGAACTCAGTCTCAGATTCATGTGGGAATTTATCGGGCAGGTTCTAATTGAAAACGGGGGCTACGCCTATATCGTCGATTCCAAAGGCCGGCTCCTGGCCCATCCTGATCTTACGCGAGCACTGGCCGCGGAGAATGTGTCGGGACTGCCGATTGTCGCGGATTTTCTGCGTTACGGAGAAGATCAGACGGGGACGGATGAACGCTATATCGGAATAAACGGTGTACCCGTGGTGGGAAAATATTATCCGGTTACAGCCACTGACTGGGCGGTGGTAACGGAGATCCCCTGGGACCGCTCCTTCTCTCCTATTCTCCGACAGGTTCTCTTTTCTGCGGGAATAATCATTCTTGCCGCCCTTACTGCAGTACTCATCGGTATTCTCCTGTCCCGGCGGATAACTGTACCTCTCGATCACCTGACCGGCATGGTAACGAGGATATCCGGGGGTGAAGAAGATCTTCGTGCCGATCTCCATGGCCCCCGGGAGGTTTCCCTGCTTGCCGCGGCTTTCAACAGTATGACGGAGCAGTTGAATCTGGTTCTCCGGCGTCTTGAGAACCGCATCCAGGAGATACGGAGAAACGAGGTCAGTCTGCGTGAAGCAAATACGAGAATGCAGGTCCTTATCGATCACTCTCCAATTGCTGTTGTTCTGCAGAACAGAGAGGGGATTATTGAACTCTGGAGCAAGGCGGCTGAATCCATCTACGGATGGAAAAGCGGCGAGGTCCTCGGTAAGGAGCTGCCTGTTATTCCCCCCGGGGAACTCGGGTCGTATAAAATCTTTTTCCGGGAGATTGTAGAGGGTAAGGACAAGGTCATTAACAGGGAATTTCAGAGCCTCCGTAAGGACGGAACGCGTATCTGGGTAAATGTTTCCGTCGCTCCTCTGGTGGACTCTTCAGGAGACGTATACGGAATCATGAATCTTGTCAGTGATATTTCAGAACAAAAAATGGCCCGGGAACAGATAGTATCCTCTCTGCGGGAAAAAGAGGTGCTTCTCAGGGAGATCCATCACAGGGTCAAGAACAATATGCAGATTATTTCCAGCATGCTGAGCCTCCAGGAGGACAGTATAGATGACCGGATCATGAAGGATGTATTTCAGGCCGGGCAGCAGAGAATCCAGTCCATGGGACTGATCCATGAGCAGCTGTACATGAGTGATGATTTTTCCCGGATAGATTTCTCCCGTTATGTCGAGTCCCTGTCACAGTATCTTCTTCAATCCTTCGATCAGGATACGGCGGGTATTCATTTCGTCGCCGATATTGCTTCTGTCGCTCTCAGTATTGAAACCGCTGTTCCCTGCGGTCTTATTATCAACGAACTTCTTACCAACTCCATGAAGCATGCCTTTCGCGGTCGGAAGGAGAGGAACATATGGATAGAGATGAAGGAAAATCCCGACAACTCCATAGCCCTGACCATCGGGGACAATGGTGTCGGTCTGCCTTCTGATGAAGCTTCAGGAAAGAGAAGTTCCCTTGGTCTGGTTCTGGTCAGGGAGCTGGTCCTGCAGCTTCACGGATCTCTGGAGTACAGGAGTGAGCCGGGTGCGGTTTTCCGTATTGTTTTTCCCCTTGATCCGGCCTCAAAGTCTGCCTGA
- a CDS encoding DEAD/DEAH box helicase: MRFTDFDFHPDIQKGIQEAGFEECMPVQEQCFQAIFAGKDVTAQSQTGTGKTAAFLLSIYHLFLTDSVEKKKALIIAPTRELVVQIEEEAKLLGSHLDFKVGSFYGGVGYGDQERMLREGVDIVVGTPGRLIDFGKQKKMDFKGFGAVVIDEADRLFDMGFLPDLRRIVKMLPPLDERRTMLFSATMSVRVQNLAWEYMRDPMHIEIEPESITVEEIDQSIYHLSRDEKIRMVIGIFKTMQPANAIIFTNTKFAAVEVAKRLSLNGFPCEYIMGDMPQKKRLSTINRIKKGDLRFLVATDVAARGLHINDLDMVINYDVPEDPESYVHRIGRTARAGREGKAITLACERFVYGLPAIESFIGMKIPVAELDPSMLAEDQSAGMNVMHDHYLKRDRGDRRNDRRGDRKRGDKRPERRTGRRDSRGRDRDRDRSREISENIESVTGRQTGVGKRNDPRRDKPEKQRNRKKEVPRDSQRTQPAGGTRRGKRPEKEAVQQKRREPKNQPPRKPGRKIKPELARKGDQSLEDRVEYYRQKYGENFTISPELAQAEKKHAKVSLFKKISRFLKGKKS; the protein is encoded by the coding sequence ATGAGATTTACAGACTTTGATTTTCATCCGGATATCCAGAAGGGTATTCAAGAAGCCGGCTTTGAAGAGTGCATGCCTGTACAGGAACAGTGTTTTCAGGCGATTTTTGCCGGCAAGGATGTGACGGCCCAGTCCCAGACGGGGACGGGAAAAACCGCGGCCTTTCTGCTCTCCATCTACCATCTGTTTTTGACCGACTCGGTGGAGAAAAAGAAGGCCCTGATTATCGCTCCCACCCGGGAACTGGTGGTGCAGATAGAGGAAGAAGCTAAACTGCTGGGAAGCCATCTTGATTTCAAGGTAGGCAGTTTCTACGGCGGTGTAGGCTACGGGGACCAGGAGCGGATGCTCCGGGAAGGTGTGGATATCGTTGTCGGGACACCGGGGCGATTGATTGATTTTGGAAAGCAGAAAAAGATGGATTTCAAGGGCTTTGGAGCGGTTGTAATCGACGAGGCGGACCGGCTCTTTGATATGGGTTTTCTGCCGGACCTGAGGCGTATTGTAAAAATGCTGCCCCCCCTGGATGAACGCAGGACCATGCTCTTTTCCGCCACCATGAGCGTACGGGTACAGAACCTGGCCTGGGAATACATGCGGGATCCGATGCATATCGAGATCGAACCGGAGTCCATCACGGTGGAGGAGATCGACCAGAGTATCTATCATCTGTCCCGGGACGAAAAGATACGTATGGTCATCGGTATCTTTAAAACCATGCAGCCCGCCAACGCAATCATCTTTACCAATACCAAATTCGCCGCCGTGGAGGTGGCCAAGCGTCTCTCTCTGAACGGGTTTCCCTGTGAGTACATCATGGGAGATATGCCCCAGAAAAAGCGGCTTTCCACCATCAACCGCATCAAGAAGGGCGACCTGCGTTTCCTGGTTGCCACCGATGTGGCCGCCCGGGGTCTGCACATAAACGACCTGGACATGGTGATCAACTATGATGTTCCCGAGGATCCTGAAAGCTACGTACACCGTATAGGCAGGACGGCCCGGGCCGGCAGGGAAGGAAAGGCCATTACCCTGGCCTGCGAACGCTTTGTCTACGGGCTGCCGGCCATTGAAAGCTTTATCGGTATGAAGATCCCCGTGGCGGAGCTTGACCCCTCTATGCTGGCGGAGGACCAGAGTGCAGGGATGAACGTCATGCACGATCATTACCTGAAGCGAGATCGGGGAGACCGTCGCAATGACCGGCGGGGAGATCGAAAGCGGGGTGACAAACGTCCGGAACGGCGGACCGGAAGGAGGGATTCCCGTGGCCGCGACAGGGACCGGGATCGGAGCCGGGAGATATCTGAAAATATTGAATCCGTAACCGGCAGACAGACCGGGGTCGGTAAACGGAACGATCCGCGCCGGGACAAACCTGAAAAACAGCGGAACCGCAAAAAGGAAGTTCCCCGGGATTCCCAGAGAACCCAGCCGGCCGGCGGGACCAGACGGGGAAAGAGACCGGAAAAGGAAGCGGTACAGCAGAAGCGGCGGGAGCCAAAAAATCAGCCCCCCCGAAAACCTGGAAGAAAAATCAAACCCGAGCTTGCCAGGAAAGGTGATCAGTCACTGGAAGACAGGGTGGAATACTATCGCCAGAAGTATGGGGAGAATTTTACCATAAGCCCCGAACTGGCCCAGGCGGAGAAAAAACACGCCAAAGTCTCTCTGTTTAAAAAGATTTCCCGGTTTCTGAAGGGTAAGAAATCCTGA
- a CDS encoding ABC transporter substrate-binding protein, which translates to MKKQGRFSRHITLFLLVLVFSGCTGREPERIPQVHIICGTKSFLGIAEGFTEKMMELGYEDGKNIGIFLHEGISGSEQEREILKRIAAEKADLVLAFPTGSAVAAKSTLDGSVPLVFGLGNIEGTGLVDTVHCPGGNTTGIRAPSAQVVVKRFEYLLQLVPNAERIYTAYDPDYEANKSVIPELEKAALREGIELVQARTGSVEELAADLEDRDKGEVDIDGILITADSITQSVQGWQVLSQFAARHSIPISGGSAVQAKSGAVLAYAVDFQKTGAMAALIADKILKGTDTGTIPVATADMTLLVNYRRAQELGLVLPQVLLNIADQILR; encoded by the coding sequence ATGAAAAAGCAAGGACGCTTTTCTCGTCACATAACTCTTTTTCTGCTGGTTCTCGTTTTTTCAGGATGCACAGGAAGAGAACCGGAGCGGATTCCGCAGGTTCATATTATCTGCGGCACGAAGTCTTTCCTGGGTATAGCCGAGGGTTTCACGGAAAAGATGATGGAGCTGGGTTACGAGGACGGAAAGAATATCGGCATCTTCCTGCATGAAGGCATAAGCGGATCTGAACAGGAACGGGAGATCCTGAAACGGATTGCAGCCGAAAAAGCCGATCTTGTGCTTGCCTTTCCCACGGGATCCGCCGTAGCCGCAAAAAGTACTTTGGACGGATCTGTCCCCCTGGTATTCGGCCTCGGGAATATCGAAGGTACCGGCCTTGTCGATACAGTTCATTGTCCCGGGGGCAATACCACGGGGATACGCGCTCCCAGTGCCCAGGTGGTTGTTAAGCGCTTCGAATACCTTCTACAGCTGGTCCCGAATGCCGAAAGAATCTATACCGCCTATGACCCTGATTATGAAGCAAACAAATCCGTTATTCCCGAACTGGAAAAGGCCGCCCTGCGGGAGGGGATCGAGCTTGTCCAGGCACGGACAGGCAGTGTCGAGGAACTTGCGGCAGACCTGGAGGACAGGGACAAGGGCGAAGTCGACATCGACGGAATCCTGATTACAGCTGATTCCATTACGCAGTCGGTCCAGGGATGGCAAGTGCTGAGCCAGTTTGCCGCCCGGCACAGTATACCCATAAGCGGCGGATCTGCAGTCCAGGCGAAATCCGGAGCTGTCCTGGCATACGCCGTGGATTTCCAAAAAACAGGTGCAATGGCAGCCCTCATTGCAGATAAAATACTGAAAGGTACCGATACCGGTACGATACCGGTGGCCACGGCGGATATGACCCTGCTGGTTAATTACCGCCGCGCACAGGAGCTGGGCCTGGTCCTTCCCCAGGTGCTTTTGAATATTGCCGACCAGATACTGCGATGA
- the gtfA gene encoding sucrose phosphorylase, whose protein sequence is MRNGCQLITYPDSMGGSIASLKHGIEKYFSRAITGVHILPFYPSSGDRGFSPLGYDTVDPSFGSWDDIRGIKEMGLDLTVDFMINHLSRRSAQFQDFLRRGKDSPFRDFFIRYSSFWPGGEPTDEDLAKIYTRKPRPPYVEEQLSDGTAEKIWCTFDTEQIDLNLDSPSTRNFVQDSMMSLCRRGADCIRLDAFAYGIKRPGTSCFFVEPDVWDLLSWCDSIAAESGAVVLPEIHEHHGIQLKLAQHGYLVYDFALPMLILQAIYDGSSRNLRNWLSICPRRQITTLDTHDGIGVVDVRDLMTDKEIEDTRDNLYSRGANVKRIYNTPKYNNLDIYQINCTYYSALGDDDEAYLLARAVQFFAPGIPQVYYVGLLAGRNDITLLEKTKNGRDINRHSYSLEEIDSELGRPVVKRLLRLMEFRSSHPAFSGVFTLKESSPSSLHIEWHHEGHCACLRADLNNLSFRIEATGNAGTNPSALDL, encoded by the coding sequence GTGCGCAATGGATGTCAGTTAATTACCTATCCCGACTCCATGGGGGGCAGTATCGCCTCGCTGAAGCATGGAATCGAGAAGTATTTTTCCCGTGCTATAACGGGGGTCCATATTCTCCCCTTCTACCCGTCTTCCGGCGACCGGGGCTTTTCTCCCCTGGGATATGACACGGTGGATCCCTCCTTTGGATCCTGGGACGATATCCGGGGCATAAAAGAGATGGGCCTGGACCTGACTGTCGACTTCATGATCAATCACTTGTCCCGCCGGTCTGCCCAGTTTCAGGACTTTCTGCGCCGGGGTAAGGATTCTCCCTTCAGGGATTTCTTTATACGCTACAGCAGTTTCTGGCCGGGAGGGGAGCCGACGGATGAAGACCTGGCAAAAATATACACCCGCAAACCCCGTCCCCCCTACGTGGAAGAACAGCTTTCCGACGGAACAGCGGAAAAAATCTGGTGTACCTTCGATACAGAACAGATCGATCTGAACCTCGATTCCCCGTCGACACGAAATTTCGTGCAGGACTCCATGATGTCACTCTGCCGCCGGGGTGCCGACTGTATCCGCCTGGACGCCTTCGCCTACGGAATCAAGCGCCCGGGGACCAGCTGCTTCTTTGTCGAACCCGATGTCTGGGACCTGCTGAGCTGGTGCGACAGCATCGCCGCCGAATCCGGAGCTGTGGTGCTTCCGGAGATCCACGAGCACCACGGCATCCAGCTGAAGCTCGCACAGCACGGCTACCTGGTTTATGACTTTGCACTTCCCATGCTCATTCTCCAGGCCATCTACGACGGCAGCAGCCGTAATCTCAGGAACTGGCTGTCGATCTGTCCCCGCAGGCAGATCACGACCCTCGATACCCACGACGGTATCGGTGTTGTTGATGTCCGGGACCTTATGACCGACAAAGAGATTGAAGATACCAGGGACAACCTCTATTCCCGGGGGGCGAATGTAAAACGCATCTACAATACTCCGAAGTACAACAATCTGGATATTTACCAGATCAACTGTACCTACTATTCAGCCCTGGGAGACGATGACGAGGCCTATCTTCTGGCCAGGGCGGTTCAGTTCTTCGCACCGGGAATCCCCCAGGTCTACTACGTGGGGCTCCTTGCGGGCAGAAACGATATAACCCTTCTGGAGAAGACAAAAAACGGAAGGGATATAAACCGCCACAGCTACAGTCTCGAAGAGATCGACTCAGAACTCGGGCGGCCGGTGGTGAAGAGGCTGCTGCGCCTCATGGAGTTCCGCAGCTCCCACCCTGCTTTTTCGGGTGTATTTACCTTGAAGGAGAGCAGTCCCTCATCGCTGCATATCGAGTGGCATCATGAAGGCCATTGTGCCTGTCTGAGGGCAGATCTGAATAACCTCTCATTCCGGATCGAAGCCACGGGGAATGCAGGGACAAATCCTTCAGCTCTGGATTTGTAA